The following is a genomic window from Sphingomonas sinipercae.
GTGCGCGTGACCGGGCCCAACGATTACCGGCTGACGACCAGCAACGTCAGCGTCGACATGAAGGATCGAACCGTCACCGGCAGCGGCGGCGTCCAGGGCCGGATAGAGCTTGGCGACTTCCAGGCCGGCAGGATGCGCGCCGACCTTGGCCAACGCACGGTCGTCCTCGACCAAGGCGTTCGCTTGAAAATCGTGCAGGGGGCGGTCAGATGATGACGATGCGACGCACCATCCTGTCCCTTGCCGCCGCGGCAACCCTCGCCGCCGGTGCATTGGCGCAGGCGCAAGCGCCGGTTTCGGCGCTGAAGGGCCACAACAGCAATGCGCCGGTCGACGTCACCGCCGACCGCATCGAAGTGCAGGATCGCGCCGATCGCGCCATCTTCGCCGGCAACGTAAAGGTTCGCCAGGGCGAGCTGTCGATGGACACGCAGCGCGTGACGGTCGCTTACGCAAGCGCGGGCGGCATCCAGATCCAGCGGCTCGACGCAAGCGGCGGCGTCATTGTCCGAAGCCCGTCGGAAACAGCGCGCGGCGACTTCGGAATCTACGATCTCGACCGGCGCCTGATTACGTTGATCGGCGACGTGCAGCTGAACCGGGCCGGGTCGAGCATCAACGGTGCTCGCCTCGTGATCGACCTCGACAGTGGCCGCGCGGTCATCGATGGCGGCCCGGCCGGCGTTGCGCAGAGCGGTGGGCGGGTGACCGGCCACTTCACGGTCCCGCAGCGCGGCAACTGAGCCGATGAACGAGGCTTCCACGCTGGTCCGGCCGGCCGACCAGGCCACCGTGGGAACGGGGCTGGAAGTGCGTTCGATCGCCAAGGCCTACGATCGCCGCGCGGTGCTCCACGACGTGTCCCTGTCGGTCGACCGCGGTGAAGTGGTCGGGCTGCTCGGTCCCAATGGCGCGGGCAAGACCACCTGCTTCTATTCCGTCATGGGGCTGGTGAGGCCGGACGCCGGACGGATCCTGCTCGACGGGCAGGACATCACCGGCCTGCCAATGTACCGCCGCGCGGTTCTGGGCCTCGGTTACCTGCCGCAGGAAACCTCAATCTTCCGCGGGCTTAGCGTCGAGCAAAACATCATGGCGGTGCTCGAGGTATCGGAGCCCGACCGCGAGACCCGCCGCGCCCGGCTCGACCAGTTGCTCGACGAATTCGGGCTGACTCGGCTGCGCGATTCCGCGGCGATGGCGCTGTCGGGGGGCGAGCGGCGGCGCTGCGAAATCGCCCGCGCGCTTGCCGCCGACCCGTCGATCATGCTGCTGGACGAGCCCTTCGCGGGCATCGACCCGATCTCCATCTCCGACATCCGCGAGCTGGTCCGCGAGCTCAAGCAGCGCGACATCGGCGTTCTGATCACCGACCATAATGTCCGCGAGACGCTCGATATCGTCGACCGCGCCTGCATCATCTACGACGGGCAAGTGCTGTTCCAGGGCACGCCCGAAGCCTTGGTTGCAGACAGCGAGGTCCGCCGGCTCTATCTTGGCGAGAGTTTTGCTCTTTAGGAGCCGGTAAGCCAGTGGGCCTCGGTCCGACGATCCAACTTCGCCAATCGCAGCAGCTGGTAATGACCCCGCAGCTGACGCAGGCGATCAAGCTGCTGACGCTCAGCAACCTCGAACTCGAGGCCGCGATCGCCGAGGAAGTGGCGAACAATCCCCTGCTCGAAATGGCCTCCGGTGAAGAGGGCGGCGATGGCCCCGGCGAAAGCGAGCCGTCGCCGGACGAACCCGGGCCCGCCGAGGACGATCGGCCGCTCGATTACGACTTCGAACAGGCGGCGCTGGAAACGGACAGCTTCACCGACGTGACCGTCGCGTCGACCGATGGCGAAGGCTTCGATTTCGACCGGCTGGAGGCCTGCGAAACGTCGCTGTGCGAACATTTGATGGCCCAGTTGTTCGGCGCGTCGGGGACAATTGCGCTGCTGGCGCAAATCATCGTCCAGCAGCTCGACGAGACCGGCTATCTGACGACGCCGCTATCCGACATCGCCAGCGATTCGGGCGCAACGAAGGCCGAGGCCGAACAGGCGCTGGCCCTGGTCCAGTCGCTCGATCCGCCCGGAATCGGCGCCCGCGACCTGTCCGAATGCCTCGCGCTGCAGGCCAAGGCTGCCGACCGCTACGACCCGGCGATGGCGCGGCTGATCGACAATCTGGAATTGCTCGCCAAGGGGCGGATGAGCGACCTCAAGCGCATCTGCGGGGTCGATGACGAGGACCTTCACGACATGGTCCGCGAATTGCGCGCCTACGATCCCAAGCCGGGATGCGCGTTTAGCGCGGTCGCTGCGGAGGAAGTCGCGCCCGACGTGTTTGTGCGCCGCACCGCCAAGGGCTTCGCGGTCGAGCTAAACGGTGCTGCGCTGCCTCGGCTGCTGGTCAACCGGCGCTATTACCAGGAGCTCAAGCGCGGGCCGCAGGACGGCAAGTCGAAGGCTTGGCTGAGCGAGTGCCTGGCCAGCGCAAACTGGCTGGTCCGCGCGCTCGACCAGCGGGCGCGGACCATCGTCAAGGTCGTCAGCAAGGTGGTCGAGCGGCAGCAGGGCTTCTTCGACCATGGAGTCGCCGCGCTGAAGCCGCTGACCCTGCGGGAGATTGCCGAGGCGATCGAGATGCACGAATCCACCGTCAGCCGAGTGACGACCAATAAATATCTGCTGTGCGACCGCGGCGTGTTCGAACTGAAATACTTCTTCGGGTCTGGGGTGGCGTCGGCGGCAGGGGACGGCGCTTCGGCGGAGGCGGTGAAGGCGGGCATCAGGGAGATCGTCGCCGCTGAGCGCGAGGTGTTGAGCGACGATGCGATTGCCGAGCTGCTCAAGCGCCGGGGCTTCGATTGCGCGCGCCGGACCGTCGTCAAATATCGCGAATCGATGGGCATCGGCTCATCGGTCCAGCGGCGTCGTCAGCGGAAGATATCCGGCGGCTAGACCGACAGCCGCGCCCAGATCGGCAAGTGGTCGGACGCCTTGCGGGCGACTTCGCTCATGTGCACGCCGGCGGCTTCGATCTTCGCGCCCTGGACGATGATCCGGTCGAGCGGCGCCATCGGGTGGCGAGCGTGGAAGCTTGGCCCCGTCTGGGCAATGCGGAAGGTCGGCGGCAGGTCCATCAGGCAGCCGGCGGCGCTGCGCCATTCGTTGGTGTCGCCCATCAGCACGGTGGGCATGGTTTGCGGACGCTTGGCGACCGCTTCCAGGATCGCCCGCATCTGGCGTCGCCGCCACAGGCCGGACAGGTCGAGATGCATGCCGATCACCCGCACCGGCTTGTCGCCCGCGAGCAATAGCTCCGCCATCACCGCGCCGCGCGGTTCGAGCGTGGGCAGGTCGAGGGCGGCGCATTCCATAATCCGCACGTCGTGCTTCACCAGCAATGCATTGCCATGCCAGCCGATGTTGCGCGTGTTGACCTTCAGGAAGCGTTCGGCGTGCGCCCGCGCCTTTTCCATCCGCCGCTTGTGGCGAACGCCCAGATGGACCGGCTGGTACATGCCATGGTCGTCGATCAGTTCGTGCGGCACCGCCGAAGCGCGCCCGCCGAAACGCTTGTCCGCCTCCTGCAGCGCGACGATATCGGCATCGATTTCCTGAAGGACTTCAAGAATGCGATGCGGATCGCGGCGACGGTCGGTGCCGATCGCTTTGCGCATGTTGTAGCTGGCAATGGTGATGGTGCTGGCGGCCATTGCCGCATCAAGCATCCGTGCCGCTCAGCGGTTCCGCAATCCGCGTCGGGGTCCAGCGCCGGCGGCGACGCTCGATCCTGTCGGCGCTGCCTTCCGAGTCGTAAACGATCGGTTCGGCGGTAAGCTCAAGCTGCGGATTGTCGAAGCAATTGAGATTGAAGGTGCCGAGCCAATGCTCGCCGTCCTGCATGACCGCCGCGACGTAACTGCCGCACGTCGGGCAAAGCAGGAAATCGGTGATTCCAAGGCCAAAGCGATAGCGGGTCAGCGGCAACGAAGCGGTAATGTCGCCCTGCCCTTGCGCATCGCTGACATTGCGCGACCCATGCTTGCGGCAAAAACTGCACTGACAGGCGCGCACCGCCAGCGGCTGCTCGCTCGCATAGGTGAACGTCACCGCGCCGCAGTGGCAGGAGCCGGCGTGGACGGTCACTCTAGACGTCCAGGTTGGCGACGCTGAGGGCGTTGTCCTGGATGAATTCGCGGCGCGGTTCGACGACATCGCCCATCAGCCGGGTGAAGATCTCGTCGGCGACGTCGGCCTGCTCGACCTGCACGCGCAGCAAGGAGCGGTTGGCGGGATCGAGCGTGGTTTCCCACAATTGCTCCGCGTTCATCTCGCCCAGCCCCTTGTAGCGCTGGATGGACAGACCCTTCCGCCCGGCGGCGAGCACCGCTTCGAGCAGTTCGGACGGGCGCGTGACGGGCGCCGTCTTGCCCTTGGTCTCCAGGTCGGCCGGCTGCTCGTCGCCGTCCACACCGTCGATCGGCTCCGGCTTTTGCTCGTCGGTCGCCGCGCCCTTCTTCAGGACCTTGATCGACGACGGCTTGGCGTAGACGTCGATCTGCTCGGCCGCCAGGGCATGGAGCTTGCGCGCTTCCGCCGACACCAGGAACTTGTCCTCGACGATGTGCGCGTCGGTGACTCCGCGCCACAGCCGGCGCAGCAAATAGCCGCCCTCGGCCGCGATCTCGCCCGACCAGGTCGCTTCCAGGTCGCCCCGCCCGAGCCACGCGGCCACACGCGCGATCGCCTGCTCCCGCCCGGCCTTATTGAGGTCGGGCTTGAGCGCGCCATTGAGCGCCAGGCCTTCGAGTAGCGCATAATCATATTTGCGCGGCGCGTAGCGCATCAGCGTCCGGACCCGGCGCGCATGATCCACCAGGACCTTGAGGTCAGCGCCGGTGCGCGGTCCCTCCGCAGTCTCCAGCACCAGGCCGTCGATGCCGGCGTCGACCAGGTAATCGTCGAGCGCGGCGTCGTCCTTCAGATAGACCTCCGACCGGCCGCGGGCGACCTTGTAGAGCGGCGGCTGGGCGATGAAGAGGTGCCCGTTTTCGAGCAGCTCCGGCATCTGGCGGTAGAAGAAGGTCAGCAAGAGCGTGCGGATGTGGGCGCCGTCGACGTCGGCGTCGGTCATGATCACGATCTTGTGATAGCGCAGCTTCTCGAGGTTGAATTCCTCGCGGCCGATGCCGGTGCCGAGCGCCTGGATGATGGTGCCGATTTCGCGGCTGGACAGCATCCGGTCGAAGCGCGCGCGCTCCACGTTGAGCAATTTACCGCGCAAGGGAAGGATCGCCTGGTTGTGGCGATTGCGGCCCTGCTTGGCCGAGCCGCCGGCCGAGTCACCCTCGACCAGAAACAGTTCTGACAGCGCCGGGTCGCGCTCCTGGCAGTCGGCGAGCTTGCCGGGCAGCGAAGCGATATCCATCACGCCCTTGCGCCGGGTCAGCTCGCGCGCCTTCTTCGCCGCTTCGCGCGCGGCGGCGGCGTCGATCACCTTCTGGATGATCGAGCGCGCGTCGGCCGGATGTTCTTCCAGCCATTCGCTCATCTTGTCGGTCATCAGGCTTTCGAGCGGCTGGCGAACCTCCGAGCTGACCAGTTTGTCCTTGGTCTGGCTGCTGAACTTGGGGTCCGGCAGCTTTACCGAGACGATGGCCGTCAGGCCCTCGCGCATGTCGTCGCCGGTCAGCGTGACCTTCTCCTTCTTCAACATGCCGGACTTTTCGGCATAGTTGTTGATGGTGCGGGTCAGGGCCGCGCGGAAGGCGGCCATGTGCGTGCCGCCGTCGCGCTGCGGGATGTTGTTGGTGAACGGCACGACGTTTTCGTAGTAACTGTCGTTCCACTCCAGCGCGACGTCGATCCCGATGCCGTCGCGCACTGCGGAAATGGCGATCGGCTCCGGAAACAGCGGCGTCTTGGCGCGGTCGAGGTATTTCACGAAGGCCGCGATCCCGCCCTCGTAGAACAATTCATGCTCGACCCGCTCTTCGTGCCGCGCATCGGCAAGGATCAGTCGAACGCCGGAATTGAGGAAGGCGAGCTCACGGTAGCGGTGCTCTAGCTTCTCGAAATCGAATTCGGTGATCTTGAAGGTCGCGGGGCTCGGCAGGAAGGTCACGCGCGTGCCCTTCTTGCCGTCGGGCGCGGGGCCGGTGACCTTCAACGGCGACACGGCGTCGCCAAAGGCGAAGCGCATCTGATGCTCCTCGCCGTCGCGCCAGATGGTCAGTTCGAGCCACTCGCTGAGCGCATTGACGACGCTGACGCCGACGCCGTGGAGGCCGCCCGACACCTTGTAGGCATTGTCGTCGGACGTGTTCTCGAACTTACCGCCAGCGTGGAGCTGGGTCATGATGACTTCGGCCGCGGACACCCCTTCCTCGGCATGGATTCCGGTGGGAATGCCGCGCCCATTATCCTCGACGGTGACCGACCCGTCGGGGTTCAACTGGATCAGGATGCGGTCGCAGTGACCCGCCAGCGACTCATCGATCGCATTGTCCGAAACCTCGAACACCATGTGGTGGAGGCCGGAGCCGTCATCGGTGTCGCCGATGTACATGCCGGGCCGCTTGCGGACTGCGTCGAGGCCCTTGAGCACCTTGATGCTGTCGGCGCCATATTCGTTCTGGTTGGGGTCTTCTGCCATGGTCCGGATATAGGGATTCCGGCAGGGAAGTCACGCGTGCGCGCGCGTAGGCGAGCGCTCAATGGGGGAGCCGTCGGGCTCCCCCTGAGACGTTTTAGCGCGAGAAGCCACCGCCGGCGCGGCGGGAGCCGCCCGGGCGTCGACGGCGCTGGCCTTCGGGGCGCGGCCCTTGACCGCGATGAGCCGGATTCTGGTTCGGACGATGCGAGCGCGGTCCGCGCTGCTGCTGTTGCCGTTCCGGTTGCGCGGGCTGGGCCGGCTTGAGGCGCTTGAGCGCCTCCGCCGATTGCAGGAAGCCTTCCGGAAGCGGGGCAACGGGCACCTTCTGACGGGTCAGCCGCTCGATATCGCGCAGCAGGCCACGCTCGTCGGGCGAGCAAAAGGCAAGCGCCTTGCCGTCGGCGCCGGCGCGCGCAGTGCGGCCGATGCGGTGCACATATTGCTCCGGCACTTCGGGCAGGTCGTAGTTGATGACGTGCGCGACGCCGGGGATGTCGATCCCGCGAGCAGCGATGTCCGTCGCAATCAGGACCGAAACGTCGCCGGCCTTGAACTCGGCGATGGCGCGCTCGCGCTGCGGCTGGCTCTTGTTGCCGTGGATCGCATTGGCCTTGATCCCGGCCGCTGCAAGCAGCTTCACGATCTTGTCGGCGCCATGCTTGGTGCGGCTGAAGACCAACGTCCGCTCGCCATGACGCGGCTGCAGGAACAGCGTCAGGAGCGCGGTCTTTTCGCTCTGGTTGACCAGGGTCACGCTCTGATCGATGCGCTGGACCGTCGTCGCCGCCGGGGTCACCGAGACTTCGGCCGGGTTCGACAGGTAGCGGTCCGCCAATTCCTTGATCGCGCGCGGCATGGTGGCCGAGAAGAACAGGGTCTGCCGCTTGGGCGGGATCAGCGCGACGATCCGCTTGAGCGCATGGATGAAGCCAAGGTCGAGCATCTGGTCGGCCTCGTCGAGGACGAGGATTTCAAGCTCGCGCAGGCTGAGCACGCGCTGGTCGATCAGGTCGAGCAGGCGCCCCGGAGTCGCGACGAGCACGTCGAGCCCGGCGGAAACCGTGCGGACGCTCTTGCCGTTGGGAACGCCGCCGAAGATCACGCCCGACGATAACCGCATGAAGCGGCCGTACGTCTGCGCGCTGGCAGCAATCTGCGAAGCAAGCTCGCGCGTCGGCGCAAGCACGAGCATCCGGACGTGGCCGGGCTTGGGCATGCGATTGGCCTCGGCCAGCCGCTGCAGCGACGGCAGCATGAATGCCGCCGTCTTGCCGGTGCCGGTCTGGGCGATGCCAAGCAGGTCGCGGCCGGTGAGGACCGTCGGAATGGCCTGGAGCTGGATGGGCGTCGCCTTGGTGTAATCCTTGGCGGCGAGCGCATCGAGCAAGGGCTTCGAAAGCCCGAGATTAACAAATGACATGTGTGATGAATTCCAAATATGGCGCGCGCGGCTAACGCCTTCCTGGCGCGCCGCGAACGGGGTCAGAAAGCGCCCCGCGTGAATAGGAGAGCAAGTTGGTCGAGGCGCGGGCCGGCCTTTGGGGCCGTTCACGCCGCTTGTTGAAAGCGCCTCGTGCTGCGGTGCAATATAGGGCCTTGGGGTAAAAAGTCCACCTAGGCGGCCACGACGCCCCCCGGATGAACCTGGAAGCGGCTCGCGGCGCCGATGCCGTCGAACAGCTGGGCCTCGGTCGCAGTCATCCAGACCTGGCCTTTTCCCTCCAGCCGATCGAACAGCGCGGCGCGGCGAACGGGGTCGAGATGGGCCGCGACCTCGTCCAGAAGCAGGATCGGCGCTGCACCGCGACGGGCGGCGACCAGTTCGGCATGGGCCAGGATCAGGCCAAGCAGCAGCGCCTTCTGTTCGCCGGTCGAGCAGCGCGACGCCGGCATCGCCTTGGTCGCATGGATCACCGCCAGGTCCTGCCGGTGCGGGCCGGAAAGCGTTCGGCCGGCGGCGGCGTCGCGGGCGCGGCCAGTGCGCAAGGCGTCCGCGAGATTCCCCGCGTTCAAGCCTTCGATGGCGATCGCGGCGCGCGCAAACTGGTCGTCCGGCGTCGCGTCCAGCTGCCCCTCAAGGGCTTCGACGGTCCGGGCGCGGGCGCCGGTTATCGAGGCGCCATGCTCCGCCATCTGCAGTTCGAGGGCTGTGAGCCAGGCAGGGTCGGCCTGCTCGATCTCCGCCAGCAGCTTGTTGCGGGCGCGCATGGCGGCCACGTAGCGGGACGAATGGTGCGCGTGATCGGGCTCCAGCGCCAGAACCAGCCGGTCGAGAAAGCGGCGCCGCTCGCCAGCGGTGCCGGCGAACAAACGGTCCATGGCCGGCGTCAGCCAGAGGACGGATAGCCATTCCGAAAGCGAATTGACTGCGGCGGGCGCGCTGTTGATGCGCACCTGCCGCCGTTCGGGCGTGGCCGGGGACGTGCCCGTGCCAATTTCAACCTCCCCAAGCCGGGCCGCGACCGCAAAGCCGCCCGAGCCGCCGATGCGCGCCATTTCGGCCAGCGACGCTCCACGCAGGCCGCGTCCCGGAGCGAGGAGCGAGACAGCTTCCAGCAGGTTGGTCTTCCCCGCCCCATTCTCGCCGAACAGCAGGACGAAGCCGGGCCCAGCGTCCAGCGACGTCTCAGCGTAAGAGCGGAAGTCGGTAAGCGCGAGGCGGGTAACGTGCACCGTGCCGGCTTAGAACAAGCCAGGTGGAGGAGGAACCTGCTAACCTTCTTCGCGACGCACAATAGGGCAGGAATGCACCGGAACCGGTCGCTCAATGTTGGTCGCGGCCGTCCAACATTCGCCGAAGACCGAACAGTAGCAGGCTTTGGCGACTAGGCGGTTTTCCTGCACGGTCTTGATCAGCTTCTCGACGGCTGCGCTGGTCGCCCCAATTTCCCGAATTTCGAAGTAGGTAGTGTCGCTTCCAGCGCGAAGCATCGTTCCAGCCAAGGAGCTTTGCAGGCTTCTGATTTTGCCGGGCGCGTTACAGCAGGCGGTGAGGACCGCCGCCATATTATCTTTTGGCCTACCGTCGAGCCTATATTCGGCCCAACGTATTTCAGCTGGGCCAATGCCATCGTTGCTGAATCGCAAAGTTGCAAATCGCTCGCCCGGCTTCGATAGATCGGCCTCAAAACCGGTCGTCAGGTAAGGCAGTGAATTCGCCTGAACCAGGCGCTCGTTCTGATGCACCAGCTCTTTCATCACTTGCCCGTGATGCCAGGCAATCAGGATTGAGATGAAGGATACGAACAGGGCGGAAATCGGAAGCACCTTGTCCAGCCATTGATGGCCGGTCCGGTGCGCGACATGGTCGTGCGGGTTTTCGACCTCGACGTCCATCGCCTCTGGTTCCTCGCTCAGACCCGCATCGGCATGAGGACGTACAGCGCGTTCGACTTGTCATTCTCGCGCAGCAGCGTCGGGGCCGCGGCGTCGGCGAGGTGGACTTCGACCGTATCGCCGTCGATCTCGCCGAGGATGTCGAGCAGGTAGCGGGCGTTGAAGCCGATCTCGATCGTATCGCCGCCATAGTCGGCGGGCAGTTCTTCGGTCGCGGTTCCGGCCTCAGGCGAAGTGACCGACAACGTCACCTTGTCGCGGTCGACGGTCATCTTCACCGCGCGGGTCTTTTCGCTGGCGATGGTGGAAACGCGGTCCACGCCCTGCGCGAACGTCTTGGGATCGAGCTTCAGCAGCTTGTCGTTGGCCGTCGGGATCACGCGGGTGTAATCCGGGAAGGTGCCGTCGATCAGCTTGCTTGTCAGCACCGCGCTGCCCAGGCCGAAGCGGATCTTGGTCGCCGACATCGACACTTCGACGGTGCCTTCGACCTCTTCGAGCAGCTTGCGAAGCTCGGCCACGCATTTGCGCGGGATGATGATGTCCGGCATCCCGTCGGCGCCGTCGGGCTTGGGCA
Proteins encoded in this region:
- a CDS encoding LptA/OstA family protein, with the translated sequence MMTMRRTILSLAAAATLAAGALAQAQAPVSALKGHNSNAPVDVTADRIEVQDRADRAIFAGNVKVRQGELSMDTQRVTVAYASAGGIQIQRLDASGGVIVRSPSETARGDFGIYDLDRRLITLIGDVQLNRAGSSINGARLVIDLDSGRAVIDGGPAGVAQSGGRVTGHFTVPQRGN
- the lptB gene encoding LPS export ABC transporter ATP-binding protein, whose amino-acid sequence is MNEASTLVRPADQATVGTGLEVRSIAKAYDRRAVLHDVSLSVDRGEVVGLLGPNGAGKTTCFYSVMGLVRPDAGRILLDGQDITGLPMYRRAVLGLGYLPQETSIFRGLSVEQNIMAVLEVSEPDRETRRARLDQLLDEFGLTRLRDSAAMALSGGERRRCEIARALAADPSIMLLDEPFAGIDPISISDIRELVRELKQRDIGVLITDHNVRETLDIVDRACIIYDGQVLFQGTPEALVADSEVRRLYLGESFAL
- the rpoN gene encoding RNA polymerase factor sigma-54, which translates into the protein MGLGPTIQLRQSQQLVMTPQLTQAIKLLTLSNLELEAAIAEEVANNPLLEMASGEEGGDGPGESEPSPDEPGPAEDDRPLDYDFEQAALETDSFTDVTVASTDGEGFDFDRLEACETSLCEHLMAQLFGASGTIALLAQIIVQQLDETGYLTTPLSDIASDSGATKAEAEQALALVQSLDPPGIGARDLSECLALQAKAADRYDPAMARLIDNLELLAKGRMSDLKRICGVDDEDLHDMVRELRAYDPKPGCAFSAVAAEEVAPDVFVRRTAKGFAVELNGAALPRLLVNRRYYQELKRGPQDGKSKAWLSECLASANWLVRALDQRARTIVKVVSKVVERQQGFFDHGVAALKPLTLREIAEAIEMHESTVSRVTTNKYLLCDRGVFELKYFFGSGVASAAGDGASAEAVKAGIREIVAAEREVLSDDAIAELLKRRGFDCARRTVVKYRESMGIGSSVQRRRQRKISGG
- a CDS encoding endonuclease/exonuclease/phosphatase family protein; the encoded protein is MAASTITIASYNMRKAIGTDRRRDPHRILEVLQEIDADIVALQEADKRFGGRASAVPHELIDDHGMYQPVHLGVRHKRRMEKARAHAERFLKVNTRNIGWHGNALLVKHDVRIMECAALDLPTLEPRGAVMAELLLAGDKPVRVIGMHLDLSGLWRRRQMRAILEAVAKRPQTMPTVLMGDTNEWRSAAGCLMDLPPTFRIAQTGPSFHARHPMAPLDRIIVQGAKIEAAGVHMSEVARKASDHLPIWARLSV
- a CDS encoding GFA family protein, with translation MTVHAGSCHCGAVTFTYASEQPLAVRACQCSFCRKHGSRNVSDAQGQGDITASLPLTRYRFGLGITDFLLCPTCGSYVAAVMQDGEHWLGTFNLNCFDNPQLELTAEPIVYDSEGSADRIERRRRRWTPTRIAEPLSGTDA
- the gyrB gene encoding DNA topoisomerase (ATP-hydrolyzing) subunit B, producing MAEDPNQNEYGADSIKVLKGLDAVRKRPGMYIGDTDDGSGLHHMVFEVSDNAIDESLAGHCDRILIQLNPDGSVTVEDNGRGIPTGIHAEEGVSAAEVIMTQLHAGGKFENTSDDNAYKVSGGLHGVGVSVVNALSEWLELTIWRDGEEHQMRFAFGDAVSPLKVTGPAPDGKKGTRVTFLPSPATFKITEFDFEKLEHRYRELAFLNSGVRLILADARHEERVEHELFYEGGIAAFVKYLDRAKTPLFPEPIAISAVRDGIGIDVALEWNDSYYENVVPFTNNIPQRDGGTHMAAFRAALTRTINNYAEKSGMLKKEKVTLTGDDMREGLTAIVSVKLPDPKFSSQTKDKLVSSEVRQPLESLMTDKMSEWLEEHPADARSIIQKVIDAAAAREAAKKARELTRRKGVMDIASLPGKLADCQERDPALSELFLVEGDSAGGSAKQGRNRHNQAILPLRGKLLNVERARFDRMLSSREIGTIIQALGTGIGREEFNLEKLRYHKIVIMTDADVDGAHIRTLLLTFFYRQMPELLENGHLFIAQPPLYKVARGRSEVYLKDDAALDDYLVDAGIDGLVLETAEGPRTGADLKVLVDHARRVRTLMRYAPRKYDYALLEGLALNGALKPDLNKAGREQAIARVAAWLGRGDLEATWSGEIAAEGGYLLRRLWRGVTDAHIVEDKFLVSAEARKLHALAAEQIDVYAKPSSIKVLKKGAATDEQKPEPIDGVDGDEQPADLETKGKTAPVTRPSELLEAVLAAGRKGLSIQRYKGLGEMNAEQLWETTLDPANRSLLRVQVEQADVADEIFTRLMGDVVEPRREFIQDNALSVANLDV
- a CDS encoding DEAD/DEAH box helicase, with translation MSFVNLGLSKPLLDALAAKDYTKATPIQLQAIPTVLTGRDLLGIAQTGTGKTAAFMLPSLQRLAEANRMPKPGHVRMLVLAPTRELASQIAASAQTYGRFMRLSSGVIFGGVPNGKSVRTVSAGLDVLVATPGRLLDLIDQRVLSLRELEILVLDEADQMLDLGFIHALKRIVALIPPKRQTLFFSATMPRAIKELADRYLSNPAEVSVTPAATTVQRIDQSVTLVNQSEKTALLTLFLQPRHGERTLVFSRTKHGADKIVKLLAAAGIKANAIHGNKSQPQRERAIAEFKAGDVSVLIATDIAARGIDIPGVAHVINYDLPEVPEQYVHRIGRTARAGADGKALAFCSPDERGLLRDIERLTRQKVPVAPLPEGFLQSAEALKRLKPAQPAQPERQQQQRGPRSHRPNQNPAHRGQGPRPEGQRRRRPGGSRRAGGGFSR
- the recF gene encoding DNA replication/repair protein RecF (All proteins in this family for which functions are known are DNA-binding proteins that assist the filamentation of RecA onto DNA for the initiation of recombination or recombinational repair.), yielding MHVTRLALTDFRSYAETSLDAGPGFVLLFGENGAGKTNLLEAVSLLAPGRGLRGASLAEMARIGGSGGFAVAARLGEVEIGTGTSPATPERRQVRINSAPAAVNSLSEWLSVLWLTPAMDRLFAGTAGERRRFLDRLVLALEPDHAHHSSRYVAAMRARNKLLAEIEQADPAWLTALELQMAEHGASITGARARTVEALEGQLDATPDDQFARAAIAIEGLNAGNLADALRTGRARDAAAGRTLSGPHRQDLAVIHATKAMPASRCSTGEQKALLLGLILAHAELVAARRGAAPILLLDEVAAHLDPVRRAALFDRLEGKGQVWMTATEAQLFDGIGAASRFQVHPGGVVAA
- the dnaN gene encoding DNA polymerase III subunit beta — encoded protein: MKATIERATLLKSLGHVQSVVERRNTIPILSNVLIEAREDNSIRLMATDLDLQVDESVPATVGTPGAITVSAHTLFDIVRKLPDGSQVEMNAADGKMQVNAGRARFNLSTLPRDDFPVIAEGDLPTRFELPAATLRQIIDKTRFAISSEETRYYLMGIFLHVADDQLKAAATDGHRLARVVLPKPDGADGMPDIIIPRKCVAELRKLLEEVEGTVEVSMSATKIRFGLGSAVLTSKLIDGTFPDYTRVIPTANDKLLKLDPKTFAQGVDRVSTIASEKTRAVKMTVDRDKVTLSVTSPEAGTATEELPADYGGDTIEIGFNARYLLDILGEIDGDTVEVHLADAAAPTLLRENDKSNALYVLMPMRV